Proteins found in one Ptychodera flava strain L36383 chromosome 3, AS_Pfla_20210202, whole genome shotgun sequence genomic segment:
- the LOC139125919 gene encoding uncharacterized protein — translation MLRSSVANVIDCTLRPLLSKADGSEGALVVQITVFYSKDAELTEDKVITAFTEAATRRNQDAFMKFRVDTDSLRVIMVNRNQSEYDRKIGQFSHKSTMTTVPPSPSNTGTIVLVVSLVILVLIAALAGTIFSNFYLKRNYKKR, via the exons ATGCTTCGATCGTCCGTCGCTAACGTGATCGACTGCACATTGCGCCCTCTTTTGAG CAAAGCGGATGGCAGTGAGGGTGCCTTGGTCGTGCAGATTACGGTCTTCTACTCCAAGGACGCCGAACTTACTGAAGACAAGGTGATTACGGCATTCACCGAGGCCGCAACTAGACGAAACCAGGATGCTTTTATGAAGTTCAGAGTAGACACTGATAGTTTACGTGTTATTATGGTGAACAGGAACCAATCAG AATACGATCGTAAAATCGGACAATTCTCTCACAAGTCGACGATGACAACTG TTCCCCCGTCCCCTTCAAACACTGGTACCATTGTACTTGTAGTGTCACTAGTTATCTTGGTTCTAATAGCAGCGTTGGCAGGAACTATTTTCTCTAACTTTTATTTAAAAAGAAACTACAAGAAAAGGTAG